The Sphaeramia orbicularis chromosome 16, fSphaOr1.1, whole genome shotgun sequence genome window below encodes:
- the lipeb gene encoding hormone-sensitive lipase isoform X5 produces MDTKAVFAAVYSVCEENVAFFSGGAKGTQGDAARRLVDAMNLIQEHARSLEPVISGFAAVYHHFDFDPHIPANGYRSLVKVVRCCLLHIIHKGRYITVNRRSIFFRVAHNAGEMEAYCNALCQLRALLYLARRMLHDNSHGNLFFQDESGLSESFVREYASMHKGCFYGRCLGFQFTPAIRPCLQTIAIGLVAFGENYKRHQSGIVEAGGIAPYGVAASSFFTSGKYAIDPELRGAEFERITQNLDVHFWKAFWNITETEVLSSLASMTSTQVKVNRALSVPPVPFDLPLAANHRASVTIAPPSAHIGSAPVQMRLLSYDLREGQDSETLLSLSRSEGGAISLSLGLKTKRLPSSPYLLIHFHGGGFVAQTSKSHEPYLKSWSQELGVPILSVDYSLAPEAPFPRALEECFYAYCWALRNHHLLGWTGEKVCLVGDSAGGNLCVTTSMRAAAYGVRMPDGIVAAYPAILLTAYASPSRLLTLMDPLLPLSVLSRCLSAYAGNEPQTEKQVEKVSTLSIVRRDTALLLRDFRQGASNWIHSLLDSNRTSASPSTAAEEPPEATDPVRKSISEASISSPHADPPVPSEPSEFPTRKLSVKSQTCQDLGSHNNYTSSSAPLRTPEDVNFYLSKDVDPSMSSDLSSVAIPPPAGEEGSEMEHPREFPVGFEPLRSEQLAEMRVQSSPVVKDPFCSPLLAPDDMLKGLPPVHIVACALDPMLDDSVMFAKRLRNIDQPVTLCVVDDLPHGFLSLSQLSRETREAANVCVERIRTVLTQKDTPPEPRKHRKLERTDRGVPASSGEANSLFVNPIEGAEQAVGKAAKIADGEDLVAVAAQNNTDAGGIGA; encoded by the exons ATGGACACCAAGGCAGTGTTTGCAGCTGTTTACAGCGTGTGCGAGGAGAATGTAGCGTTCTTCTCTGGAGGAGCCAAGGGGACGCAGGGTGATGCGGCACGACGACTTGTGGACGCCATGAATCTGATCCAGGAACATGCTCGCAGCCTGGAGCCCGTCATCTCTGGCTTTGCTGCAGTCTACCACCATTTCGACTTTGACCCACATATACCTGCTAATGGTTATCGCTCGCTGGTCAAG gtggTGCGTTGCTGCCTTCTCCACATCATCCACAAGGGGCGGTACATCACTGTTAACCGACGCAGCATCTTTTTTCGAGTTGCACACAACGCGGGGGAGATGGAGGCATACTGCAACGCCTTATGCCAACTTCGTGCACTCCTTTACTTAGCGCGGCGTATGCTTCATGACAACAGCCATGGCAACCTCTTTTTCCAAGATGAAAGTGGCCTTAGCGAAAGTTTTGTCCGTGAATATGCGTCCATGCACAAGGGCTGCTTCTATGGCCGCTGTCTAGGCTTTCAG TTCACTCCAGCCATCCGGCCATGTCTTCAAACTATTGCCATCGGCCTCGTGGCGTTTGGAGAAAACTATAAACGCCATCAGTCAGGAATAG TGGAGGCAGGAGGTATTGCACCATACG GTGTTGCAGCCAGCTCTTTCTTTACCTCAGGGAAGTACGCCATTGACCCAGAGTTGAGAGGGGCAGAATTTGAACGCATTACCCAGAACCTGGATGTCCATTTCTGGAAGGCCTTTTGGAACATTACTGAGACTGAGGTCCTGTCT AGTCTTGCCAGTATGACATCCACTCAAGTCAAGGTGAATCGTGCTCTCTCCGTGCCCCCTGTACCGTTTGACCTTCCCCTGGCGGCCAATCACAGAGCGTCTGTAACTATAGCTCCACCATCAGCACACATTGGCTCCGCTCCTGTGCAGATGAGGCTCCTCTCTTATGACCTGCGTGAAGGACAG GACAGTGAGACTCTGCTGTCTCTCTCCCGCTCCGAGGGGGGCGCCATCTCACTATCACTGGGGCTGAAGACGAAGCGCCTCCCCTCATCTCCCTATCTCCTAATCCACTTTCATGGGGGTGGCTTTGTGGCCCAGACCTCCAAGTCCCATGAG CCCTATCTGAAGAGCTGGTCTCAAGAGCTTGGTGTCCCCATCCTCTCAGTGGACTATTCTCTTGCCCCAGAGGCCCCATTTCCCAGGGCCCTAGAGGAGTGTTTTTATGCCTATTGCTGGGCTCTGAGGAACCACCACCTTCTAG GCTGGACCGGAGAGAAAGTTTGCCTGGTTGGAGACAGTGCAGGAGGCAACTTGTGTGTAACAACGTCGATGCGAGCTGCTGCCTATGGTGTACGAATGCCAGATGGCATTGTGGCAGCCTACCCTGCTATCCTGCTGACTGCCTACGCTTCACCCTCTCGTCTGCTAACACTTATGGATCCCCTGCTGCCACTCAGTGTGCTCTCCAGGTGTCTCAGTGCCTACGCAG GCAACGAGCCACAGACTGAAAAGCAGGTAGAGAAAGTGAGCACATTAAGCATTGTGAGAAGAGACACAGCACTGCTGCTCCGAGACTTCCGACAGGGAGCTTCCAACTGGATCCATTCTCTGCTGGACTCAAATAGAACCTCAGCCTCCCCCAGCACAGCTGCAGAGGAACCACCAGAAGCCACTG ATCCTGTGAGGAAAAGCATTTCAGAGGCTTCCATTTCATCTCCTCATGCCGACCCCCCTGTACCCTCTGAGCCCTCTGAGTTTCCAACCAGAAAATTATCTGTGAAGAGCCAGACTTGCCAGGACTTAGGATCCCACAACAATTACACTTCCAGCAGTGCACCACTGCGTACT CCAGAGGATGTGAATTTCTATCTGTCAAAGGACGTTGATCCTTCAATGTCCAGTGACCTGTCATCTGTGGCCATACCACCCCCTGCTGGTGAGGAGGGGTCTGAGATGGAGCACCCCAGGGAGTTTCCTGTGGGCTTTGAACCGCTGCGCTCTGAGCAGCTGGCTGAAATGAGGGTGCAAAGCTCTCCTGTGGTCAAGGATCCATTCTGCTCCCCCCTGCTGGCCCCTGATGACATGCTGAAAGGGCTGCCACCTGTACATATAGTG GCTTGTGCATTAGACCCCATGCTGGATGACTCTGTGATGTTTGCCAAGCGTTTGAGGAACATAGACCAGCCCGTCACTCTGTGCGTGGTGGACGACCTCCCCCACGGCTTCCTCAGCCTATCGCAGCTCTCCCGGGAGACAAGGGAGGCTGCCAACGTCTGCGTGGAGAGAATTCGCACGGTTCTCACCCAGAAGGACACACCTCCAGAGCCGCGCAAGCACCGCAAGCTGGAACGGACCGATAGGGGAGTGCCGGCCTCTTCTGGGGAAGCCAATTCGCTCTTCGTCAACCCCATTGAGGGAGCCGAGCAAGCAGTTGGgaaagcagctaaaattgctgatGGAGAGGACTTAGTTGCTGTGGCAGCCCAGAATAACACTGACGCTGGTGGTATTGGGGCTTAA